The proteins below are encoded in one region of Neoasaia chiangmaiensis:
- a CDS encoding 3-hydroxyacyl-CoA dehydrogenase family protein: MAIRTIETVAVVGAGYMGGGIAQSLADAGIRVTLVDASPDATVAAHARLLHEAATYEKQGLFREGAAARIEANLAIAETIEDAVRNVDFIEEAVPEIPDLKRELLTRISTTACTDAIIGTNTSTLPVHTLAPAVSNPARFLTVHFSNPAPFIPGIELVCGEKTDPAILPVVKDMIHRAGHQAAEVADTPGFVLNRLQYVLFKEACAIVEEGIATTEGVDTIVRSTFGFRLPFFGPFAIADMAGLDVYLNCFRTFEQAFGERLAAPDSLRALVEAGKFGTKSGEGFRGQMTPEQAQALVAYRNNAYGQMAKLLHELGPAPLPVPTEEARPQ, from the coding sequence GTGGCGATCAGAACAATCGAGACCGTGGCCGTCGTCGGCGCGGGATATATGGGCGGCGGCATTGCGCAAAGCCTCGCGGATGCGGGCATCCGCGTCACGCTGGTGGACGCATCGCCGGATGCAACCGTCGCGGCCCATGCCCGCCTGCTGCACGAAGCGGCCACATACGAAAAACAGGGCCTCTTCCGCGAAGGCGCGGCAGCGCGTATCGAGGCCAATCTCGCCATCGCGGAAACGATCGAGGATGCGGTCCGGAACGTGGACTTCATCGAAGAGGCCGTTCCGGAAATCCCGGACCTCAAACGCGAACTGCTCACGCGCATCAGTACCACCGCGTGTACGGACGCCATCATCGGGACCAACACCTCGACATTGCCGGTGCACACGCTCGCGCCGGCCGTCTCGAATCCCGCCCGCTTCCTGACGGTGCATTTCAGCAATCCCGCGCCCTTCATCCCCGGCATCGAACTGGTCTGCGGCGAGAAGACCGATCCGGCGATCCTTCCGGTCGTCAAGGACATGATCCATCGCGCCGGCCATCAGGCCGCCGAAGTAGCGGACACGCCCGGCTTCGTGCTCAATCGTCTGCAATATGTGCTGTTCAAGGAAGCCTGCGCCATCGTCGAGGAAGGCATCGCCACGACAGAAGGCGTCGATACGATCGTGCGTTCCACTTTCGGCTTTCGCCTGCCCTTCTTCGGCCCGTTCGCCATCGCCGACATGGCCGGGCTGGATGTCTATCTGAACTGCTTCAGGACGTTCGAGCAGGCCTTCGGCGAGCGGCTGGCCGCGCCCGACAGTCTGCGTGCCCTGGTCGAAGCCGGAAAATTCGGCACCAAGAGCGGCGAAGGCTTCCGCGGCCAGATGACGCCGGAACAGGCGCAGGCGCTGGTGGCCTATCGCAACAATGCCTACGGCCAGATGGCAAAACTGCTGCACGAACTCGGCCCGGCTCCCTTGCCGGTTCCGACGGAGGAGGCGCGGCCACAATAA
- the xdhC gene encoding xanthine dehydrogenase accessory protein XdhC, with the protein MPASGCAGDARDDFAHGGTDEGRARLTALEAVRRWRSGGQAVARVTIVAARGSTPRECGAFMLVTAREQSGTIGGGRLEWDCVAAARSLLVSGGDAVERDIVLGPRINQCCGGAVRVRIERLHDLAALETDMAQLVAALPQLFLFGAGHVGRALARALSLLPLRLNWIDAREEEFGDVPKGVATFVTTDWERELARAPAGSGVIVMTQSHTLDALIVAAALSRGDLRYVGLIGSTTKRRRFVQGFREIGIPAERVAALVCPIGDRGVRDKRPESIAALVAAEMVERFLN; encoded by the coding sequence ATGCCCGCGTCTGGATGCGCCGGCGACGCCCGAGACGATTTTGCGCACGGCGGCACGGATGAAGGGAGAGCCCGTCTGACGGCGCTTGAGGCTGTTCGTCGCTGGCGCAGCGGCGGGCAGGCCGTGGCGCGGGTCACGATCGTCGCGGCACGTGGTTCGACCCCGCGCGAGTGTGGGGCATTCATGCTTGTGACGGCGCGGGAACAGAGCGGCACGATCGGGGGCGGGCGGCTTGAATGGGATTGCGTGGCGGCGGCGCGGTCGTTGCTGGTATCGGGCGGCGATGCTGTCGAGCGCGATATCGTTCTGGGCCCGCGGATCAACCAATGTTGTGGCGGCGCGGTGCGGGTGAGGATCGAGCGGCTTCATGATCTGGCGGCGCTGGAAACCGACATGGCACAGCTGGTGGCTGCACTGCCGCAATTGTTTCTGTTCGGTGCGGGGCATGTCGGGCGGGCATTGGCCCGCGCCTTGTCCCTCCTGCCGCTACGCCTGAACTGGATCGATGCGCGGGAGGAGGAATTTGGCGATGTTCCGAAAGGCGTGGCCACGTTTGTGACCACGGACTGGGAGCGCGAACTGGCGCGGGCGCCGGCCGGCAGCGGCGTGATCGTGATGACGCAGAGTCATACGCTGGATGCGCTGATTGTGGCGGCGGCGCTGTCGCGCGGGGACCTGCGTTATGTCGGGCTGATCGGCTCGACAACCAAGCGCCGCCGGTTTGTGCAAGGGTTTCGGGAGATCGGCATTCCGGCGGAACGGGTTGCGGCGCTGGTCTGTCCGATCGGCGATCGCGGGGTGCGCGACAAGCGACCGGAGAGCATTGCCGCGCTTGTCGCTGCCGAAATGGTTGAGCGGTTTCTGAATTAG